GGCCATTCGGGTGACCAGCTTTTGGGGCGTGAACCAGTGTGTCAGCAGACGGGCGCAGGGAGGGAATCCCATCCCCTGCACCCAGCCGTTCAGCAGCCAAAACAAGCCAAGCGCGACGGCCGCCGAATTCAGGCCGAACAAAAGATTAAAGCCGGCCGAGGCGAGCAACCCGGCGACCATGAAGACACGCGCATTGCAGCGATCTCCCAGAAAGCCGTTTGCAAATTTCGAGACGCCATACAGCACGCCGTGCAAAGTCAGAAACAAGCCGAGCTGCGTTTTTCCGATCCCGAGTTCCTGTTCCATGGCGGGCATGGCGATCCCGAGATTTTTCCTCACAAAATAATACACCGCATAGCCGGCAATGGTGCTGACCAAAACCCGCCGCTGCCAGAACTTGAGGCTGCCGGCGATTTTTTCCGGGGCCATTTGCGGCGCAGCCGGAGCCGGGGCGAAGGCTTTTGCGATGAGCGCAAAAGGCGCTTTGCCTGGGGTATTGTCTGGCGGGGAGGAGGACATCTGCGGGATTTGTTTTTCGGGTCTCCGGCGGTTGTTCGGATTGATATATCAAGAGGTGTTTCCGAACATGTGATCCAGCGCGCCGTCCAGCAGCCCCGTCTCGGTGGCAAAGTCGAGAATCGTATATCTGCGGCGGATATAACAGGCCATCTTGAAGCTGGCCCGCAGGCGTTCACGGGAGATGCCGATCTGCTCCGGGCGGCAGGGCGCGCCCGCAAGCTCAAGCTGCGTGGCGATGTCGCCGGCAACCCCAAGTTGCCGGCGCAGCCGCCCGGAAAGGGCCGGCCACTGCCGGCGGGCGAGGGCGAGCCTTTCGCGAAGTTGCCCGCGATCGGGGAGTTTTGCCCGCGATTCCTCGACGGCTTTTTCCGCCATATCAACATCGGCGAAGGCATTTATGATTTCGGTGCCAATATCCCCGGGGCTTTTTGCGCGGGCGACCAATTCATCGATGTTCAAATCGTCCAAGGGCTGGCGCAGTATGTAATCATACAGGGCGCCGGACGCCACCGTGGCCACGCCCACCTTGAATCCATGCGACGGGGCTTTCCCGTCATGGGTGTGATGCTGCATGTCCCAGAGATGGCTGAATTGATGCTCCGCGCCGGATGCGGCCCGGCTGGATTGGATATATTGCATGGCGAATCCGCTCATGAGCAACCCTTCGGTCAGCCGCTGTATCGCGTCAGCGTTACCATTGCGCACGGCTTCCGGGCGGGAAAGCGCGGACGGCAGCGTGTCCTGCACGAGTCTCCACGCGACAGGGTCGATGGCCTCGATGCCGAGGGCGTCCGCAAGCATCCAGTCCGCGCCGGAGGTTACCTTTGCCAGCAAGTCCGCGTAACCGGACGCGGTAAGCGGTTGGGGAGCCGCCGGAATCACATCCATGTCCGCCACCACCGCGAAAGGCGCGGGGCACATGAATGTCTGCTTGGAGCCTTTGCGGGTGATTGACGCCCCGAACGCCGTGTATCCGTCCATCGAGGCGGCGGTGGCCACGCACATGTATTCACGCCCGGCTTTGTGGGCGGCCAGCTTGGTGAGATCGTTTATGGTGCCCGAGCCGATGGCAATCGGAATGCCCGGCGTGTGCTTGAATACATCCTCCAGTTTTTCGACAAAACCATAT
This genomic stretch from Termitidicoccus mucosus harbors:
- a CDS encoding sn-glycerol-1-phosphate dehydrogenase, with product MNTPTSPSVSLLLSEALQKATQTRRLEIGKNALRETANILFSEHSRQPAILVADETTMKIAGEKVRSSLGQNGIRVSTGIIFPADGLYAEYGFVEKLEDVFKHTPGIPIAIGSGTINDLTKLAAHKAGREYMCVATAASMDGYTAFGASITRKGSKQTFMCPAPFAVVADMDVIPAAPQPLTASGYADLLAKVTSGADWMLADALGIEAIDPVAWRLVQDTLPSALSRPEAVRNGNADAIQRLTEGLLMSGFAMQYIQSSRAASGAEHQFSHLWDMQHHTHDGKAPSHGFKVGVATVASGALYDYILRQPLDDLNIDELVARAKSPGDIGTEIINAFADVDMAEKAVEESRAKLPDRGQLRERLALARRQWPALSGRLRRQLGVAGDIATQLELAGAPCRPEQIGISRERLRASFKMACYIRRRYTILDFATETGLLDGALDHMFGNTS